The genomic window CCAACTTGTCGAATTAGATCCGATGTATGAACTCGTTTTTCGTGATGTCAAGTTAGCGATGACGATGAATCGGAAAAAAATGAAAGAACAAATCGCTGCGCTATTTCCTGGGAACGAAGACGGTTATGAGCGGTTTATCAATGAAAATGAGCGGAAGTTGCAGGCGCTCGCGCCGATTTTGCAAAGTAAAATGGATCGATTGTACCACTATTTGCGTCCGGCCGTGTTAAAAGCGTTGCCGCAGTTGACGTTGTCACAATCGCTATACGATGTATTAAGCCGATATTTTGATGATGAACGCCTTCGGTTAGCGTTTACGTTTCAAGCGAAATATTTAGGGATGTCCCCATGGGAATGTCCCGGTGCGTTTTCCATTTTATCTTACATGGAGCATGCGTACGGCATTTATCACGTCATCGGCGGGTTAAATGAAATTCCAAAAGCGATGGCGCGCATCGTTGAAGAATATGGAGGGCGCGTGCATGTGAGCGCAGGGGTGCGAAAGCTTTGGCTTGACGGAACGGCTGTGAAAGGGGTCATATTAGAAAACGGTGAAAAAGTAATGGCGGATGAAGTCATTATAAATGCTGATTTTGCCCATGCGATGACGAACCTCGTCGATGACGGTGTATTAAAAAAATATCGCAAAGAAAAGTTGCAAAAAAAGAAATATTCATGTTCGACATTTATGATGTACGTCGGGATAAACAAGCCGGTTGATCTTGCTCATCATACGATTATATTTGCGGACGATTACAAGCGAAACGTCGATGAAATTACGAAAGAAAAAACGATTCCACACGATCCGTCCATTTACGTGCAACATGCTGCCGCAACGGATGCGACGGTCGCTCCGAAAGGAAAAGGTGCGCTTTACATTTTAGCGCCTGTGCCGAACAATACGAGCGGTATTGATTGGGAAAAAGAGAAAGAGCCGTTTCGTCGAAAACTATGGGATACGCTATGTAAAAAATTAGGGTGGAAACAGATGGAGCGACATATTGAATGCGAAAAAATCATTACACCGCATGATTGGGAGCATGATGTATTCGTTTATGAAGGAGCGACGTTTAATTTAGGCCATCAGTTGTCGCAAATGATGGTGTTTCGTCCACATAACGAATTTGAAGAACTAAATCACTGTTGGCTCGTCGGTGGCGGGACGCATCCGGGAAGCGGTTTGCCGACTATTTTTGAATCAGCCCGTATTACAGCAAACGGCATACTACAAGCACATCGTCAACCGCTTATTCCAGTTGGCGACTTGCCGAAGCGGAGGGAAGCATAATGAACATTGCAGTCGTCGGCGGAGGCATTGGCGGCATGATGACGGCGCTATCACTTGCAAAGCGGGGGGCACATGTGACAGTTTTTGAGAAAAATGATCGGCTTGGCGGGCGTCTTTCGTTTATTGAGCGAGACGAGTTCCGCATTGACGCCGGTCCAACGATCGTATTGTTGCCAGAAAAATTGCGTGCCTTTCTTTCCGACGTTGGCGTAACGGAAGATGAATACGAGCTTGTTCGGTGCGATCCGATGTATACGATTCATTTTGCAGACGGTATATCGTACACAAAGTATGCGGATGAGGAAAGACAAAGAGAAGAAATTGCTCGTCTGTTTCCAGGAGAAGAAAAAGGATTCCAACGTTTTATGAATGAGATGAAGGAAAATTTTGAAAAGGGCGATGAGCTCATTTTAAAAAAAACATTCTTAAAGAAACGAACGTTTTTCACGAAAGAAACGATGGCGCTTTTTTCACGTATGCGCGCCTATCAATCTGTGAAAACGAGCATGAGCCGTTATTTTCACGATGAACGGTTGCAGCTTGCTTATTCGTTACAGACGTTATATATTGGAGGCAATCCGTATACGACGCCATCTCTTTATTCGCTCGTTTCGTTTAGCGAGCATGCACACGGGGTTTATTACGTGAAAGGTGGATATGCTAGTCTCGTTTCTTTGCTTGCAAGAAAACTAGCAGAAGCAGGTGTAACGGTTCGATTGCAAACAGAAGTGGAACGGTACGAAGTGAACGGTTCAAAAATCGAAGCGCTTTATGCTCGAGGAGAAATGTACCGTTTCGATGCAGTTGTGATGAATACAGATGAACCGATGATGACGAAAAAACGAACGTGGACCCCTTCATCGAGCTGCGTGTTGCTTTATATCGGACTTGGGCGCACGTACGATGCACCAATTCATCAATTTTTTTTACCACCGGATTTTCAACAACATATGGATGACGTCTTTGTTCGAAAAGTTGTCCCGAAAGATCCGTCATTTTATACGTTTTATCCGTCAGCGGTCGATCGTTCGTTAGCGCCTGACGGGAAAAGCGTGTTATATGTATTAATTCCTGTGCCGGCTGGGCGCCATATCGATTGGACAACACAACAACATTGGATTTCTCGCATCGTTGATGAAGTGGAGAAACGAGCGTTTCCGAACTTGAAGAAGGAAATGGAGTGGATGCATGTTCGTACGCCGATTGATGCGCACAAAGAAGGATTGTATGATGGCGGGATGTTCGGGATCGCGCCGACATTATTTCAATCTGGTCCATTTCGTCCACAAGTAAAGTCGACACGTTACGAAAACGTGTATCGTGTTGGAGCATCTGTTCATCCGGGTGGAGGGGTTCCGATTGTCATGCAAGGGGCGAAATTATGTACGGAACAATTACTTCGTGATTGGAGTGAGTACGAGTGAATGTAAAGCAAGCGTATGCACAATGTGAAGCGGTGACAGCATATCATTCGAAAACGTTTTATCGCGCGTTTTCCCTTCTTCCGTATGATGATCGTCAGGCCATTTGGGCGATTTATGCGTTTTGTCGCCGCGTGGACGACATCGTGGATGAAGGAGAACAACCAGATGAACAGTTGCAACAATTCGAAAAACAATGGGAAGCGTTTGTGGCGGGGCATACAGAGGATGATTTTATGTGGATCGCGCTTCGCGATGTCTTTGCGCGCTATGATATGGACGTTGAACCGTTTTGGCATATGATCGAAGGGCAAAAAATGGATTTAACTGTCCATCGTTATGATACGTTTCCCCAGTTGCTTCGCTATTGTTATTGTGTGGCAAGTACCGTCGGGCTCATGTTATTGCCGATTTTAGCCCCGCATCGCCGCGAACAATTAAAAGAGAGCGCGATCGCGCTCGGCGAAGCGATGCAGTTGACGAACATTTTGCGCGATGTCGGCGAAGATATGATGCGCGGTCGCGTGTATTTGCCGCGCGAATGGATGAACATGTATGGAGTGAGTGAACAACAGATTGCTTTCGGTCAAGTGACGAGCTCATTTATTGATTTATGGGAGCATATCGCACAAGAGGCGGAAAATAGATATGCGGAGGCAGAAAAAATGTTTTCTCTTTATCCACTGTCTGCCCGTTTTGCCGTAAAAGGAGCGGCGCTTATGTATAAAAGCATTTTACATGCTGTTCGTGAACAACAATATGACGTATTTACGAAGCGAGCGTTCGTATCGGAAGAACGGAAAAAAGCGTTATTGCAACAAATGGGAGGCGAAAACGTTGAAGTCGGGTGATCGGTTATACCGCCTCTTTCTCATTTGGTATGCATGCGGGATTGTGCTCGTCGGTTTTCGTCTTCTTCCGCCGTGGTTAGAGTGGGCCAATGTTGTCTTTTTAATGCTTGCTGGGGGGATTGGCGCCTCTTTTTTAATCGAAACATACGGTCGACGTGGCGTCATCGCAACGGTTGCTATTTTCATCGGTACGATGGTGGTCGAATACGTCGGAGCAACGTATAGTCTCATATTCGGTTCATATGATTATACGAATCAATTTGGCATGACGGTGTTTGGGGTACCGATTGCGATCGGTTTTGCTTGGCTTGCGGTCATCGGTTGTACGCATGCGCTCGCATTCCGTTTCGTTTCAACAAAGCGCCCGCTATTTTCTGCTGTTGTCGGTGCAGCGTTGGCGGTCGTATTAGATTTAGCCATTGACCCGGTAGCATATGTGGCAAAACAGTATTGGATTTGGGAAGAAACGAGCATATATTACAACGTTCCACTCCAAAATTTTGTCGGCTGGTTTGTCGTCGCGTTCGTTATTCATTTTACGCTTTTTCTTTTTCCAGCGCGCAAAGCAAGTTCCGAACAGCGAGCCATTTCTCTTTTTTTCCTTCTTGAAGCGATGTTTTTATTTCTTGCGTTCATGGAACAGTTATATGCCGCTTTTGTCCTCGGACTATCGCTTACGTCGGTTATTTTTTGGAAATGGAGACGATCGACATGATTGAAGCGAAAAAAAGCCGCGCATTTGAATGGATGTTTTCGCTTTATAACACATGGTTGTTGCGCACATCGTTTCATCGGTTGTATGTACGTGGACATGTCGTCCGAACGCCTGCGCTATATGTGGCGAATCATAGTTCGTGGTGGGATGGACTGATCGCATTTCAATTAAGCCGTTTTGTTTTTCAACAAAATAGTTATGCGATGATGTCAGAAGAAGGATTAAAACAATATCCGTTTTTCCGTAAGCTCGGCGGTTTTTCGGTGAATCGTGCGCAACGAAAAGATATCATGAATTCGCTTGACTATGCGGTTTCGTTATTGCGTGACGGGAAAAGCGTTTGGATGTTTCCACAAGGGGAAGAACAACATATTGAAAAGCGCCCGCTTCAATTTTTTACAGGCGCTGTATATGTAGCGGAACGGGCGAACGTGCCCATCGTTCCGCTTGCGTTTTACCATAGTTTTCGTCATCATCGCAAGCCGGAATGGTTTATTCATATTGGCGAGCCGTTATATATTTGTGATATTTCAGGAAGCAACCGAAAAGAAAAAACGGCTGAACTTGAGCGTATGTGTACCGCGCAGCTCGATGATGTTCGGCGGTTAGTGATCGCTGAACAAATTCAATCGTTTCGCCGTTGGGATGGAGGAAAAGGATGAGCGTCATTTTGGCATGTTTTTTCATTTGGACGGTTGTCAACTCTTTGTTTCTTGTTCCTCTTCCGAAACGTTCGGTGTTTACTGATCGTCCGCTTGTGAGCGTGCTCGTTCCGTTGCGCAATGAAGAAAGGAATGTCAAGCGTCTCGTTCGCTCGCTAAAACAGCTAACATATGAGCCGATCGAGTTTTTGCTTCTTGATGATCAATCAACGGATCGAACGTATGAGTTTTTGCTGCAAGAAACGAAAGGGGACGATCGTTTTACGCTTTTGCAAGGAAAGGCGCTTCCTGACGGATGGGCAGGAAAGGTGCATGCGTGTCATCAACTCGCTCAGCAAGCGAACGGAGCATATTTATTTTTTATTGATGCGGATGTTGAGTTAAAGCCAACGGTCATTGAAGCATTGTTGACGGTCGCAACGACATATCATGCAAAACTTGTCACTGGTTTTCCGTCGTTTCATCCAAAGTCGCTGCCGCTCGTTGGAAAATGGCTCGTTCCGTTGCAACATTTTTTTATTTTCTTTCATTTGCCGCTCGTTTTCGCCAACTATACGAACATGCGGGCAACAACGGCGGCGCATGGAGCTTGTTTATTTTTCGAGCGCACCGCTTATGAAGCGATCGGTGGTCATGCGTCCGTCAAGCAAGAACTTGTTGAAGATGTGATGATTGCCCGAAAAATGAAAGAACATCGTTATCGCGTCATTTTAGCGAACGTGAGCACACATGTCGTTTGTTATATGTATGAAACGAATAAAGAAGTATGGGCCGGTTTTTTGAAAAATGTATATATCGGATTAAATCGTTCCCCGTTTTTTGTTTTGTTACTTACGATGTTTTATGGCATATGTTATGTCGCGCCGCTTATTTTCGCGCCGTTGTCGCTCATATATGGGGCAGCGTACTCCTTGCCGCTTGCGATCATCATTGCGCAAAAGGCGTATGTCGAGTGGAAGACGGAGCGCTCGATTTCGACATGTTATTGGATGCCGATCAGTGCCGCGGCGTTTATCGTATTAATGTATGCGTCGATGCGCGCAAAACGGTATGAATGGAAGGGGAGGACGTACACGTGAAAAAAGTAGTCATTATCGGCGGTGGGCTCGGTGGATTGTCTGCCGCGGTGACGCTTGCACAGCGAGGTGTTGATGTGCAGTTGTTTGAAAAAAATAGTCATTTCGGCGGAAAGTTAATGCCCGTTCAACTCGGCGATTATTATTTCGATTTTGGGCCGAATACGATTACGATGCCGTTTGTATTTCGTCATGTGATTGAGCAAACAGGGGCGCGTACAGAAGATTACATCACGTTTCGAAAATTGTCTGTGCATACGAAAAACGTATATGAAGACAAAACGACGTTTTTTCTTTCGAGCGATCGCGATTACATGAAAGAGCAGCTTGCGGCGATTGATCGCGTCGGGGCGTTGCGATACGACGATTTTTTGCGCGAAGTGGAACGGTTGTATCGGCTGGCGAAAACGTACTTTTTTCCACGCATGTTTCGCTCTTTTGTTGATTATATGTCGCCGTCGCTTGCGTTTGCTTTATTGAATGCGCGCCCGTTTGAAACGTTACATCATTTTTTTCAACGTTATTTTACAAACGAACATGTTATTCAAGCGTACGACCGTTATGCGACGTACATTGGCTCCTCGCCGTATATGGCGCCAGCGACGTTTGCGATGATTGCTTATTTAGAAATGGTCGATGGCGTATATTACGTAGAAGGGGGAAATGCTCGTATTGCCGATACGTTTGCGATGCTTGCAAAACGAGCGGGGGCAACGTTACATACAAACCGAGCGGTCAAGCGTGTCATTGTGCATAACGGAGCGGTGAAAGGAGTGGAGCTTGAAGACGGGGAAAAGGTAGAAGCGGATGTCGTGATTATGAATGCCGATTTGTTACAGGCGTATCGCGAGCTCGTTGATCCTCACGATCGCTCGTATGAACGAGCCGAGCCGTCCATTTCTGCCTTTGTCATGTTAGTTGGAACGAAAGAAAAATGGGATGATTTAGCTCATCACAACGTGTTTTTCTCCCCTAATTATAAACAAGAGTTTGAACATATACTTGCTGGACGGTATAGTGAACATCCGACGATATACGTTTGCGCGCCACCATTTACGAAAGAAGGGTCATCGTTGTTTGTGTTAGTGAATGCTCCGCCACTCACAAAAGATGGGCGTATGCAAGTCGATGAACAAGCATATAAGCAGCTTGTGTACGAACGGCTTCGCTCGTACGGATTAAACGTTGTGCCAGACGTCGAACGCGTCATCACTCCGCTTCATATTGCTGAACAGTTTGGCGCATATCGCGGCGCATTGTATGGCGTGGCGTCGAATCGGCGGCGGGACACGTTTTTACGTCCGTCAAATGCATGTAAAGAAGTGAAAGGATTATATTTCGTTGGAGGGACGACCCACCCGGGAGGTGGATCGCCAATGGTTGTCATTAGTGGACAAAATGTCGCTTATTATTTGCTCGGTGTTAAGCTGTCGCTTCCTTTTTGACGAACGATTTTGTGCGCCATACATTTGATTTCCAGCGCCAATAGACGAGCAAGCCGCGCAGCCATTCGTCCGCCGTAAAGGCGAGCCAGATGCCAACTAAGCCGAGATTGAACGAAATGCCAAGAATATAGGCGAGCGGGACGCTGATCCCCCACATCGATGCGATACCGATGTAGACAGGAAATTTTACGTCGCCAGCCGCGCGTAAAGAGTTAATGATGACGAGATTAAACGAACGTCCGGGTTCGAGAAGCATCGTGAGTAAAATGAGCGTCCCGCCTGTTTCAATCATCCGATTGTTGCTTGTGAAAATGGAAAACAGTTGATCGGAAAAGACGGAAAACACGGCCGCAACGGTAAACGAAATGATGACGGCGAGCCGTAAACTTCGCAAGCAGCGGATATACGCCTCATGAAAGCGTTCCGCCCCAACGAGATGCCCGACGATAATTTGCGTCCCTTGCCCAATGGCAACGCTAAATAAAAAAATAAACATCATAATGTTTTGCGTATATACTCTTGTCGTTAATGCTTCTGTGCCAAGCATCGTAATGAAATAGGTGATGACAAGTTGTGATGTATTGTAAGCGACATGTTCGCCGGCAGATGGAATGCCGATTTTTAATAATTGTTTGACGTAAGCAAATGAAAGCGCCTCTTTCGATAAAAGCGGGAGCGGATGTTGGAGACGTTTCATCACGAGAAAAAATCCAACGACAAGCCCGATCATGCGGCTAATCGTCGTTGACCAAGCGACACCTTCGACACCTAATACAGGTAAGCCGAACGGCCCAAACAAAACGAAATAGTTTCCGATAATGTTTAATATATTGACCCCGATCGTAATGTTCATCATGTCGCGCGTAAACCCGTAGCTGCGCAATATCGCCCCGAGCGTCATAATGAGCGCTTGCACAAACGAAAAGCCGCCGACAATCCATAAATACGTGCGCGCATCTGCAATGAGTTCATTCGGGACGTTCATGAGTTGAAGAAGAGTGTCGCTTCCTGCCCAAAGGGCCACACTTAATACGATGCCAAATAACATATTTGCCCAAATGGAAACAGCTCCGATGTAGGAAGCTGTTTTTTCATCGTTTGCCCCCGCATATTGTGCAATTAAAATCGATGTTCCTGTTGCGATAAAGCCAAACATGACAACGACCATAAACAACAGTTGATTCGCTACACCGACCGCAGCCACCGCTTCATCTGCATATTGGCTAAGCATAAACGTATCGGCGTTGCCCGTTAACATATGAAGCGTCAATTCAATAAAAATCGGCCAAGTGAGCGCAAATAAAGAAAGCTTTTTTGCCAAAGAAGACAACTCCTTTACGATTTCCGACTTGCAAACTGTTTTCAGTGTAATGGATTGTTATAATGGAGAAAAGGGAAAAAGACGATTACTTTTGTACATTTCCGACTTAAAGGAGGGGTCTTATGTATATATCGTTTTCCGTTCCGCCGTTTCCTGTTTTTATTAAAGGGGGCGAGGCGATGTTTCGAAAAGGAATGAAACATTTTCGGCGCACGTTTTCTGTATTTGATTTTTTGTATGTGCAAAAAGGAACGTTATATATGACGGAACATGAAGAAACGTTCGTTGTTCGTGAAGGAGAATACGTGATTTTATGTCCGGGCTTTGAACATTACGGGCATGAGCCGTGCGATGAAGATACGCAGTTTATTTGGATTCATTTTTCAGTGCCGCAATACGATCGGGTTGAAAAACAGCCGTATGGCTGGGGTGATATTATTGAGAGAGAGGCTACATATGTCGATTATGCGCAATATCGTTTATGTATCCCGCAATATGGAAAATTGAAACAATCGGGGATGGAGTCGATGCTCCAACACATTGTTCGCGAGCAACAAACCCCCGATCATGCGTTAACGCAACAGTTGTTATTCGCTCAATGGATCGTTCAACTGCAAAAACAAATGCTTCATATTCCGTCAGCTGCCGAGCATGTATGTGCAGCGGCGATGGAATATATTCATCGTCATTACGGAGAACCGTTTGACATGGAGCATCTCGCTTATGCGCTTCGTCTTCATCCAGACTACATTTCGCGTTGCATGCAAAAAACGATCGGCATGAGCGCGTTGCAATATGTGAACGATTATCGGCTAAAGATGGCGAAGAAAAAATTAGCCGCGACGAATGAGACGGTCGCGGCAATCGCAAAACAAGTCGGATTTGAAGACGGCGCGTATTTTTCGCGCGTATTTAAAAAAATGGAAGGAATGACACCAAGCGAATATCGTCGCTTTATTCAGCGGACGTAGCTTGTACGAGCAGCATTCGAAAGCCGTACGGTTCGATTGTCATCGTTCGCTCTGTTATTTGCTCGTTTGTCCAAAGGTTTGTCACCGTTTTGTCGCCAAGCGAAAACGGAACGGTCCATTCCAATGGGGCTTCTCCGTTGTTTAATACGCAAACGATCGTTTCGTCTTCATATGTTTTCACGTAAGCGATATGATTCGTTTCATCGTTTGCTTCTAACACATGAAATTCGCCAAAGCGCAAGGAACGATATTGTTTGCGCAGTGCAATAAGCGTTTGGACGTGTGCGAATAAATCGCGGTCTTGTTTTTCCTCTTCCCATACCATACATTTACGGCAAAGCGGATCTTGACCGCCAGTTAAACCGATTTCGTCTCCGTAATATATGCATGGCGATCCGCTGAAAGAAAGTTGGAACGTAAACATAAGTTTCACTTTTTCCTTTTGTTCGCCGCATTGGGTGAGAATGCGCGGCGTGTCGTGGCTACCGAGCAAATTAAAGGCGACTTCGTTTACGTTTTGCGGATAGTTATGCCATACGTGAATGATCGTGTTCGCAAATTCGCTGGCGCGCACATGTCCTTTCGCGAAATAGTTCAGCGCCCCGTTTGTAAACGGATAGTTCATGACGGCATCAAACTGATCTCCGCGCAACCACGGCATCGCATCGTGCCAAATTTCACCGAGAATGTACACGTCCGGTTTGATCGCTTTCACCGCTTGGCGAAACTCGCGCCAAAATTGATGATCGACTTCGTTTGCTACGTCTAATCGCCATCCGTCGATGTCAAATTCGCGAATCCAATATGTTGCGACGTCTAATAAATATTGTTTCACTTCCGGGTTTTCTGTATTTAACTTCGGCATTTCTGGCACGAACGCAAACGTATCGTAATTTGGAATTGGTTTTGTTTGTAACGGAAACTGACGAATATGAAACCAATCTTTATAGCGCGATGTTTCCCCGTTTTTTAATACATCTTGAAACGGAGCGAAATAGTAGCCGCTATGATTAAATACCGCATCAAGCATGATGCGAATGCCTCTGTCATGGCATGCATCAACGAGCCGTTTAAACGTCTGTTTATCGCCAAATTGCGGATCAATTTCAAAATAGTCGATCGTATCGTATTTATGGTTCGACGGGGCTTTAAAAATAGGCGTAAAATAAATGCCGTTAATGCCGAGCTCGACAAGATAGTCTAGCCGTTTTATAATCCCTTCAAAATCGCCGCCAAAAAAGCTCGTTGTCGTCGGATCGACGCTTCCCCATGGGAGCGTATGAGGTGGATTTAATTTCGGATCGCCGTTGGCGAATCGTTCAGGGAAAATTTGATACCAAACGGTGTCTTTCACCCAGCTAGGTGCGTCAAAAACGTCGATGCGGTTTAAAAATGGAAAACAAAAGTAGTATGCGGTATCGTCTGTTGGCGCTTTTTCATAAAAGCCTTTTTCCGTATAGATAAGCACGTTTTCTTCATCGTGCAATTCAAATCCGTAGCGCAAGCGGCGATACGGTGGCTGCACAGCGATAAACCAATAATCAAATAGC from Anoxybacillus gonensis includes these protein-coding regions:
- a CDS encoding phytoene desaturase family protein → MLLAAKGYDVSVFEKKPYVGGRNGRFELGEYRFDIGPTFLSMPHIIEELFAAAGRNIHDYVQLVELDPMYELVFRDVKLAMTMNRKKMKEQIAALFPGNEDGYERFINENERKLQALAPILQSKMDRLYHYLRPAVLKALPQLTLSQSLYDVLSRYFDDERLRLAFTFQAKYLGMSPWECPGAFSILSYMEHAYGIYHVIGGLNEIPKAMARIVEEYGGRVHVSAGVRKLWLDGTAVKGVILENGEKVMADEVIINADFAHAMTNLVDDGVLKKYRKEKLQKKKYSCSTFMMYVGINKPVDLAHHTIIFADDYKRNVDEITKEKTIPHDPSIYVQHAAATDATVAPKGKGALYILAPVPNNTSGIDWEKEKEPFRRKLWDTLCKKLGWKQMERHIECEKIITPHDWEHDVFVYEGATFNLGHQLSQMMVFRPHNEFEELNHCWLVGGGTHPGSGLPTIFESARITANGILQAHRQPLIPVGDLPKRREA
- a CDS encoding phytoene desaturase family protein, yielding MNIAVVGGGIGGMMTALSLAKRGAHVTVFEKNDRLGGRLSFIERDEFRIDAGPTIVLLPEKLRAFLSDVGVTEDEYELVRCDPMYTIHFADGISYTKYADEERQREEIARLFPGEEKGFQRFMNEMKENFEKGDELILKKTFLKKRTFFTKETMALFSRMRAYQSVKTSMSRYFHDERLQLAYSLQTLYIGGNPYTTPSLYSLVSFSEHAHGVYYVKGGYASLVSLLARKLAEAGVTVRLQTEVERYEVNGSKIEALYARGEMYRFDAVVMNTDEPMMTKKRTWTPSSSCVLLYIGLGRTYDAPIHQFFLPPDFQQHMDDVFVRKVVPKDPSFYTFYPSAVDRSLAPDGKSVLYVLIPVPAGRHIDWTTQQHWISRIVDEVEKRAFPNLKKEMEWMHVRTPIDAHKEGLYDGGMFGIAPTLFQSGPFRPQVKSTRYENVYRVGASVHPGGGVPIVMQGAKLCTEQLLRDWSEYE
- a CDS encoding phytoene/squalene synthase family protein codes for the protein MNVKQAYAQCEAVTAYHSKTFYRAFSLLPYDDRQAIWAIYAFCRRVDDIVDEGEQPDEQLQQFEKQWEAFVAGHTEDDFMWIALRDVFARYDMDVEPFWHMIEGQKMDLTVHRYDTFPQLLRYCYCVASTVGLMLLPILAPHRREQLKESAIALGEAMQLTNILRDVGEDMMRGRVYLPREWMNMYGVSEQQIAFGQVTSSFIDLWEHIAQEAENRYAEAEKMFSLYPLSARFAVKGAALMYKSILHAVREQQYDVFTKRAFVSEERKKALLQQMGGENVEVG
- a CDS encoding carotenoid biosynthesis protein yields the protein MKSGDRLYRLFLIWYACGIVLVGFRLLPPWLEWANVVFLMLAGGIGASFLIETYGRRGVIATVAIFIGTMVVEYVGATYSLIFGSYDYTNQFGMTVFGVPIAIGFAWLAVIGCTHALAFRFVSTKRPLFSAVVGAALAVVLDLAIDPVAYVAKQYWIWEETSIYYNVPLQNFVGWFVVAFVIHFTLFLFPARKASSEQRAISLFFLLEAMFLFLAFMEQLYAAFVLGLSLTSVIFWKWRRST
- a CDS encoding lysophospholipid acyltransferase family protein, giving the protein MIEAKKSRAFEWMFSLYNTWLLRTSFHRLYVRGHVVRTPALYVANHSSWWDGLIAFQLSRFVFQQNSYAMMSEEGLKQYPFFRKLGGFSVNRAQRKDIMNSLDYAVSLLRDGKSVWMFPQGEEQHIEKRPLQFFTGAVYVAERANVPIVPLAFYHSFRHHRKPEWFIHIGEPLYICDISGSNRKEKTAELERMCTAQLDDVRRLVIAEQIQSFRRWDGGKG
- a CDS encoding glycosyltransferase, which translates into the protein MSVILACFFIWTVVNSLFLVPLPKRSVFTDRPLVSVLVPLRNEERNVKRLVRSLKQLTYEPIEFLLLDDQSTDRTYEFLLQETKGDDRFTLLQGKALPDGWAGKVHACHQLAQQANGAYLFFIDADVELKPTVIEALLTVATTYHAKLVTGFPSFHPKSLPLVGKWLVPLQHFFIFFHLPLVFANYTNMRATTAAHGACLFFERTAYEAIGGHASVKQELVEDVMIARKMKEHRYRVILANVSTHVVCYMYETNKEVWAGFLKNVYIGLNRSPFFVLLLTMFYGICYVAPLIFAPLSLIYGAAYSLPLAIIIAQKAYVEWKTERSISTCYWMPISAAAFIVLMYASMRAKRYEWKGRTYT
- a CDS encoding phytoene desaturase family protein; translation: MEGEDVHVKKVVIIGGGLGGLSAAVTLAQRGVDVQLFEKNSHFGGKLMPVQLGDYYFDFGPNTITMPFVFRHVIEQTGARTEDYITFRKLSVHTKNVYEDKTTFFLSSDRDYMKEQLAAIDRVGALRYDDFLREVERLYRLAKTYFFPRMFRSFVDYMSPSLAFALLNARPFETLHHFFQRYFTNEHVIQAYDRYATYIGSSPYMAPATFAMIAYLEMVDGVYYVEGGNARIADTFAMLAKRAGATLHTNRAVKRVIVHNGAVKGVELEDGEKVEADVVIMNADLLQAYRELVDPHDRSYERAEPSISAFVMLVGTKEKWDDLAHHNVFFSPNYKQEFEHILAGRYSEHPTIYVCAPPFTKEGSSLFVLVNAPPLTKDGRMQVDEQAYKQLVYERLRSYGLNVVPDVERVITPLHIAEQFGAYRGALYGVASNRRRDTFLRPSNACKEVKGLYFVGGTTHPGGGSPMVVISGQNVAYYLLGVKLSLPF
- a CDS encoding MATE family efflux transporter — its product is MAKKLSLFALTWPIFIELTLHMLTGNADTFMLSQYADEAVAAVGVANQLLFMVVVMFGFIATGTSILIAQYAGANDEKTASYIGAVSIWANMLFGIVLSVALWAGSDTLLQLMNVPNELIADARTYLWIVGGFSFVQALIMTLGAILRSYGFTRDMMNITIGVNILNIIGNYFVLFGPFGLPVLGVEGVAWSTTISRMIGLVVGFFLVMKRLQHPLPLLSKEALSFAYVKQLLKIGIPSAGEHVAYNTSQLVITYFITMLGTEALTTRVYTQNIMMFIFLFSVAIGQGTQIIVGHLVGAERFHEAYIRCLRSLRLAVIISFTVAAVFSVFSDQLFSIFTSNNRMIETGGTLILLTMLLEPGRSFNLVIINSLRAAGDVKFPVYIGIASMWGISVPLAYILGISFNLGLVGIWLAFTADEWLRGLLVYWRWKSNVWRTKSFVKKEATA
- a CDS encoding helix-turn-helix domain-containing protein — encoded protein: MYISFSVPPFPVFIKGGEAMFRKGMKHFRRTFSVFDFLYVQKGTLYMTEHEETFVVREGEYVILCPGFEHYGHEPCDEDTQFIWIHFSVPQYDRVEKQPYGWGDIIEREATYVDYAQYRLCIPQYGKLKQSGMESMLQHIVREQQTPDHALTQQLLFAQWIVQLQKQMLHIPSAAEHVCAAAMEYIHRHYGEPFDMEHLAYALRLHPDYISRCMQKTIGMSALQYVNDYRLKMAKKKLAATNETVAAIAKQVGFEDGAYFSRVFKKMEGMTPSEYRRFIQRT
- a CDS encoding alpha-glycosidase — encoded protein: MLKEAIYHRPKDAFAYAYDERTLHIRLRTKKDDVDAVFLLFGDPYVWEDGAWQFDKKPMKKSGCDALFDYWFIAVQPPYRRLRYGFELHDEENVLIYTEKGFYEKAPTDDTAYYFCFPFLNRIDVFDAPSWVKDTVWYQIFPERFANGDPKLNPPHTLPWGSVDPTTTSFFGGDFEGIIKRLDYLVELGINGIYFTPIFKAPSNHKYDTIDYFEIDPQFGDKQTFKRLVDACHDRGIRIMLDAVFNHSGYYFAPFQDVLKNGETSRYKDWFHIRQFPLQTKPIPNYDTFAFVPEMPKLNTENPEVKQYLLDVATYWIREFDIDGWRLDVANEVDHQFWREFRQAVKAIKPDVYILGEIWHDAMPWLRGDQFDAVMNYPFTNGALNYFAKGHVRASEFANTIIHVWHNYPQNVNEVAFNLLGSHDTPRILTQCGEQKEKVKLMFTFQLSFSGSPCIYYGDEIGLTGGQDPLCRKCMVWEEEKQDRDLFAHVQTLIALRKQYRSLRFGEFHVLEANDETNHIAYVKTYEDETIVCVLNNGEAPLEWTVPFSLGDKTVTNLWTNEQITERTMTIEPYGFRMLLVQATSAE